The following proteins are encoded in a genomic region of Colletotrichum higginsianum IMI 349063 chromosome 9, whole genome shotgun sequence:
- a CDS encoding Glutaminase a, producing the protein MHLSSLLVVAVTAGASTLTPPVLPLIVRNPYLSTWLGNARDAPWEHWPYFWTGSSVVLSFLSPITPTSTFRQSIPAAYLTVYVEGSFDISIYTDVNGEWISGNRDNEITWELSKPKASQEQSAALKSWKVSRQSQQLLTEFADHAEWGMLHFTGPADVYHQAGTSGILRQHFAAKGTLKNEVDGSFRKIMDEEPVFAFSKTFHLSNNTGNGAPSADSVLFTFALVQDPVVQFAAARGLTQMRPLWSFYFATPIELVQYHYDDFSAASLLARNYSDQLAVDAFASGSQDYQDIAALSARQVLGATQFSGTPDNPILFLKEISSNGNFQTVDVIFPAFPFFLYTNPRWLAYLLEPLLEHQLSGQYPNDYSMHDLGSHFPNATGHPDGRDEYMPVEECGNMLIMGLALVNAFKYDTQPAFAQSVKGHTRPHGPFQRETSGIQPWALSMDMYGMDQISVDIATRGSKEAEKWVSRSYELWTKWTGYLVRESLIPANQLCTDDFAGWLANQTNLALKGIIGIKAMAEISNVLGKTSDSKYYTDIATEYMDKWQGFGISRDGTHAKLAYTWYGSWTTIYNLYADSLLCFHLPEEKKPSTLSGRIKGWVQKAIGVETRSTFVPDKVYSMQSNWYHAVLQQYGLPLDSRHLYTKSDWEFFAAAVTSKKTRTEILQSIATWVNETTTDRPFTDLYETEGTGGWPGPHFMARPVVGGHFAFLALERACGGKAVEGLGFLDEPGAFAEVDVRMALEAEMYGVDALGSEQPAMEDL; encoded by the exons ATGCATCTCTCTTCGCTTTTGGTCGTCGCCGTGACGGCAGGCGCCTCGACTTTGACTCCTCCCGTCCTTCCATTGATAGTCCGCAACCCGTACCTCAGCACTTGGCTGGGCAATGCTCGCGATGCACCATGGGAGCACTGGCCGTACTTCTGGACGGGCTCCAGT GTCGTGCTCTCGTTCCTCTCGCCCATCACGCCCACGTCAACATTCCGTCAGTCGATCCCTGCCGCGTATCTGACTGTCTACGTCGAGGGTTCCTTCGACATCAGCATCTATACTGATGTGAATGGCGAGTGGATCAGCGGCAACAGAGACAACGAAATCACATGGGAATTGAGCAAGCCAAAGGCCTCTCAGGAGCAAAGTGCCGCTCTTAAGTCCTGGAAGGTGAGCAGGCAGTCGCAGCAGCTCCTCACTGAATTCGCAGACCATGCGGAATGGGGCATGCTCCACTTCACCGGGCCAGCCGACGTTTACCATCAAGCCGGAACGTCAGGCATTTTGCGCCAACATTTTGCGGCAAAGGGCACCCTGAAGAACGAGGTCGATGGCTCTTTCAGGAAGATCATGGACGAGGAACCGGTCTTTGCCTTTTCCAAGACATTCCACCTGAGCAACAACACCGGTAACGGGGCACCATCAGCGGACAGTGTTCTCTTCACATTCGCTCTTGTCCAGGACCCTGTAGTTCAATTTGCCGCCGCTAGAGGATTGACACAGATGCGGCCTCTGTGGTCCTTCTATTTCGCCACGCCCATTGAGCTTGTCCAGTATCATTACGATGACTTTTCCGCGGCTAGCTTGCTAGCCAGGAATTACTCGGACCAACTGGCCGTTGATGCGTTTGCCTCGGGCTCGCAGGATTACCAGGACATTGCTGCGTTGTCCGCTCGCCAGGTGCTCGGTGCGACCCAGTTCTCGGGAACCCCCGATAATCCTATCCTGTTCCTCAAGGAGATCTCCTCCAACGGAAACTTCCAGACGGTGGATGTGATCTTTCCTGCGTTCCCGTTCTTCTTGTACACGAACCCTCGTTGGCTCGCGTACTTGCTAGAGCCCTTGCTCGAGCACCAACTGAGCGGACAGTACCCCAACGACTACAGCATGCATGATCTAGGGTCTCACTTTCCCAACGCTACTGGTCATCCCGACGGCAGAGACGAGTACATGCCTGTGGAAGAGTGTGGCAATATGCTCATAATGGGTTTGGCGCTTGTCAATGCCTTCAAGTACGATACCCAGCCGGCATTCGCACAGTCTGTCAAAGGTCATACACGCCCCCACGGCCCTTTCCAAAGAGAGACCAGCGGTATCCAGCCATGGGCTTTGTCCATGGACATGTATGGTATGGACCAAATTTCGGTCGATATCGCCACCCGGGGCtccaaggaggccgagaagtGGGTGTCCAGGTCATACGAGCTCTGGACCAAATGGACAGGATACCTGGTCCGCGAATCTCTCATCCCAGCAAACCAGCTCTGCACGGACGACTTTGCCGGATGGCTCGCGAACCAGACAAACTTGGCTTTGAAgggcatcatcggcatcaaggccatggccgagatcTCCAATGTCCTGGGCAAAACCAGTGATTCGAAGTACTATACAGACATTGCGACTGAATACATGGACAAGTGGCAAGGCTTCGGAATTTCCAGGGACGGTACCCACGCCAAGCTGGCCTACACGTGGTACGGATCTTGGACGACCATCTATAACCTCTACGCGGACTCGCTGCTATGCTTCCATTTGCCAGAGGAGAAGAAACCATCCACACTGAGCGGACGCATCAAGGGATGGGTTCAAAAAGCCATAGGCGTCGAGACACGGTCAACATTTGTCCCGGACAAGGTATATAGCATGCAGAGCAACTGGTACCACGCGGTGTTGCAGCAGTACGGGCTCCCGCTCGACAGTCGTCACCTGTACACAAAGAGCGACTGGGAgttcttcgccgccgccgtcacaaGCAAGAAGACCAGGACGGAGATCCTTCAGAGCATTGCGACCTGGGTTAATGAGACAACGACCG ACCGGCCATTCACAGACTTGTACGAGACAGAGGGCACTGGCGGTTGGCCTGGGCCTCACTTCATGGCTAGGCCCGTTGTTGGGGGCCACTTTGCCTTCCTGGCGTTGGAGAGGGCTTGCGGGGGCAAGGcagtcgagggcctcggcttCTTGGACGAGCCGGGAGCGTTTGCGGAAGTGGATGTCCGCATGGCCCTTGAGGCTGAGATGTATGGCGTGGATGCTCTGGGGTCGGAGCAACCGGCAATGGAGGACCTGTGA
- a CDS encoding Short-chain dehydrogenase, translated as MASLEGKVYAFTGGASGIGLATAKIVAKRGATVCLADIDPDAMKDAEAYFTGQKTPFSVTKVDVSKKDEVEGWISGIVQQFGRLDGAANVAGIIGKHHGLRAVADLEDEEWHKIIAVNLTGCMYCLRAELRNIADGGSIVNVASIHGIKGFAKHGAYDASKHGVIGLTRAAANENGAREVRVNAVAPGAIYTPLMEKAWGFHNRSSDAAFDEPTSFQRQGTAEECGNVIAFLLGPESSFVSGSVYQVDGAWL; from the exons ATGGCATCACTCGAAGGCAAGGTCTACGCCTTCACTGGCGGCGCCAGCGGCATAGGTCTTGCTACGGCGAAGATCGTCGCAAAGCGGGGCGCCACGGTGTGCCTTGCAGATATCGACCCGGATGCCATGAAAGACGCCGAGGCCTACTTCACGGGGCAGAAGACGCCCTTCTCCGTGACAAAGGTGGACGTCTCCAAGAAAGACGAGGTTGAGGGCTGGATTAGCGGCATTGTACAGCAGTTTGGCCGCCTGGATGGGGCTGCTAACGTAGCTGGTATCATAGGCAAGCACCATGGCCTTCGGGCCGTCGCAgacctcgaggacgaagagtGGCACAAGATCATTGCCGTCAACTTGACGGGATGCATGTACTGTCTCAGGGCAGAACTCAGGAACATAGCGGACGGTGGCTCTATTGTCAACGTAGCCTCAATTCACGGCATCAAGG GGTTCGCCAAACATGGCGCGTATGATGCCAGCAAGCATGGCGTCATCGGCCTCACACGGGCGGCAGCCAACGAGAACGGCGCTCGCGAGGTCCGCGTCAACGCCGTGGCTCCCGGCGCTATATATACACCGCTGATGGAGAAGGCCTGGGGGTTTCATAACCGCTCCTCAGATGCCGCCTTCGACGAGCCAACGTCATTCCAACGTCAGGGAACCGCCGAGGAGTGCGGCAACGTCATTGCATTTCTGCTCGGCCCGGAGAGTTCTTTTGTGAGCGGGAGCGTCTATCAAGTCGACGGAGCGTGGCTCTGA
- a CDS encoding Ap-1 complex subunit gamma-1, whose translation MSSLKQFIRNVRAAKTIADERAVIQKESASIRASFREESGDHSIECLKLLASPRFADKRLGHLATSLLLDENQEVLTLVTNSLQNSDLAHSNQYVVGLALCTLGNIASIEMSRDLFQQVESCINTSNPYIRRKAALCAMRICRKVPDLQEHFVDKVSNLLADRNHGVQLCGLTLATSLCEADEEEGGEEGVVEKFKVFVPNLVKTLKALATSGYAPEHDVTGISDPFVQVKILRLLRVLAMGDARVSEQINDILAQVATNTDSSKNVGNSILYEAVLTILDIEADSGLRVLGVNILGKFLSNRDNNIRYVALNTLIKVVAIEPNAVQRHRNTILECLRDPDISIRRRALELSFTLINESNVRVLIRELLAFLEVADNEFKPTMTSQIGIAADKFAPNKRWHVDTMLRVLTLAGNYVKEPIMSSFIRLVATTPELQTYAVQKLYVNLKKDITQESLTQAGAWCIGEYGDALLRGGQYEEEELVREVKEHELIDLFTTILNSNHATQVSTEYIVTALVKLTTRLTDSAQLDRIRRLLQVHQTSLDVEVQQRAVEYSNLLSYEQIRIGVLEKMPPPQIKEESRVLGAATSTKKAKAANRKSRVIKPTEQDLLFDLMDTPTTTTPAASGASNTDLLADILGGASSPPPTSTSPAPQQSNTASIMDLFSQGPAQSTASSAPAMGSSNLDLMSSMSAMTTPPPQSQAAPQAPAGLPVYGNNGLNLSFQIQRNAEGLVQVIGRFKNAGPVPLSNVGMQAAVPKTQKLQLMAISSTDVGPGTEAIQKMIVSGAKGPLRLRLRIGYAHPAAGEVMDQVNWTEPS comes from the exons ATGAGTTCTT TGAAGCAATTCATCCGCAATGTTCGTGCCGCCAAGACCATCGCCGACGAACGTGCCGTCATTCAGAAGGAGAGCGCTTCGATCCGAGCAAGCTTCAGAGAAGAGAGCGGAGACCACAGC ATCGAATGCCTGAAGCTCCTGGCCTCGCCCCGGTTCGCCGACAAGCGCCTTGGACATCTAGCTACAAGTTTACTGCTTGACGAGAACCAGGAGGTTCTGACGCTTGTGACCAACTCGTTACAGAA TAGCGACCTTGCCCACTCGAACCAGTATGTCGTCGGTCTGGCCCTCTGCACTCTCGGCAACATTGCCTCCATCGAAATGTCCCGAGACCTGTTCCAGCAAGTCGAGTCCTGCATCAACACGTCGAACCCTTATATCCGGAGAAAGGCCGCCCTGTGTGCTATGCGGATATGTCGCAAGGTTCCGGACCTGCAGGAGCACTTTGTCGACAAGGTCAGCAACCTCTTGGCTGACCGCAATCACGGCGTTCAGCTGTGCGGCCTGACTCTGGCCACTAGCTTGtgcgaggccgacgaggaggaaggtGGGGAGGAAGGTGTTGTTGAAAAATTCAAGGTGTTTGTGCCGAATTTAGTCAAGACTTTGAAGGCGCTCGCAACCTCTGGCTACGCTCCCGAGCACGATGTCACGGGCATTAGCGATCCATTTGTACAAGTCAAGATCCTCCGCCTCCTGAGGGTTTTGGCAATGGGCGACGCTCGAGTCAGTGAGCAGATCAACGACATCTTGGCACAAGTTGCGACGAACACAGACTCATCCAAGAATGTCGGGAACTCCATCTTGTACGAAGCTGTCCTTACGATTCTCGACATCGAGGCGGATTCCGGTCTCCGCGTGCTTGGTGTCAACATCCTGGGCAAGTTTCTGTCCAACCGCGACAACAACATTCGCTATGTCGCTCTCAACACCCTCATCAAAGTGGTCGCCATCGAGCCGAACGCTGTGCAGAGACACCGCAACACCATCTTGGAATGCTTGAGGGATCCGGATATCAGCATTAGGAGGCGTGCACTTGAACTCAGCTTTACACTCATTAACGAGAGCAACGTGCGGGTACTCATCCGAGAACTTCTTGCGTTCTTGGAGGTCGCCGACAACGAGTTTAAGCCGACGATGACAAGCCAAATAGGTATTGCTGCCGACAAGTTTGCGCCCAACAAGCGGTGGCACGTCGACACGATGCTCCGGGTTCTTACGCTCGCTGGCAACTACGTCAAGGAGCCCATCATGTCTTCTTTTATCCGGCTAGTCGCCACTACTCCTGAACTGCAGACATACGCGGTTCAGAAGCTTTATGTTAATTTGAAGAAGGACATCACGCAAGAGAGTCTGACGCAAGCCGGAGCCTGGTGTATCGGCGAGTACGGAGACGCTCTTCTGAGAGGTGGTCAGtatgaagaagaggaactTGTACGAGAGGTCAAGGAACACGAGCTCATTGACTTGTTCACGACCATCCTCAACAGCAACCACGCCACACAGGTTTCGACTGAGTATATCGTTACGGCGCTCGTCAAGCTGACGACGAGGCTGACGGATTCCGCCCAACTCGACCGGATCCGCCGGCTCCTTCAGGTTCACCAGACGAGCCTGGATGTTGAGGTTCAGCAGAGAGCGGTCGAATACAGCAACCTGTTGTCTTACGAGCAGATTCGCATCGGTGTGCTCGAGAAGATGCCGCCTCCTCAGATCAAGGAAGAATCTCGTGTGCTGGGCGCAGCGACTTCgaccaagaaggccaaggctgCCAACAGGAAGTCCAGGGTCATCAAGCCTACTGAACAGGACCTGCTTTTTGATCTCATGGAcaccccgacgacgacgacaccggCCGCCAGTGGAGCATCTAACACCGATCTTCTGGCGGACATTCTCGGTGGCGCCTCCTCACCGCCTCCTACCTCGACCTCCCCAGCTCCTCAGCAGTCCAACACGGCTTCGATCATGGACCTATTCTCACAAGGACCTGCCCAGTCAACGGCTTCTTCAGCCCCGGCAATGGGCAGCTCAAACCTGGATTTGATGTCGTCCATGTCCGCTATGACAACTCCTCCACCCCAGTCACAGGCTGCTCCGCAGGCGCCCGCAGGTCTACCCGTTTACGGCAACAACGGCCTGAACCTCAGCTTCCAGATTCAACGCAATGCCGAGGGCTTGGTTCAGGTCATTGGTCGGTTCAAGAACGCTGGACCCGTTCCTCTTTCGAACGTGGGGATGCAAGCGGCTGTCCCCAAGACACAGAAGCTTCAACTCATGGCCATTTCCAGCACGGATGTCGGACCTGGTACCGAAGCCATCCAAAAAATGATTGTTTCTGGGGCCAAGGGA CCGCTACGGTTACGTCTGAGGATCGGATATGCCCATCCGGCCGCTGGAGAAGTGATGGACCAGGTGAACTGGACTGAGCCGTCTTAG
- a CDS encoding RNA recognition domain-containing protein gives MATTSMDYEAANGDRYDGSFYLDTNRRSQHDEALTDVRDTDEAPRYERDNRSASPRPARDDGDSGRRRSASPSGNGDRDRDRGAKDETGSRGGDDDGAINPGSNLFVTGIHPRLTEQEVTRMFEKYGDVEKCQIMRDPHTKESRGFGFVKMVTSDQADAAKEGLQGEQIEGRTLSIEKARRARPRTPTPGKYFGPPKREGRGGGGGGRFNDRYDDRRRGGYGGGGGGYGGGGGYGGGRDDTYRYRGYERRGGYEDRGGGYERGYREDRGYDRSYREERGGGSAGGYERRERGGDDTYSSGGRVDRYGGSGGGGREERGDRYARGGDDRRGGGAAGYERRERGGDDTYTGGGRDGPRSRDAPAGGAAYADAPARSEGREAYGGWNS, from the exons atggctACCACTTCTATGGATTACGAGGCCGCCAACGGTGACCGCTACGATGGTTCGTTCTACCTCGATACAAACCGCCGCTCTCAGCACGACGAGGCACTGACAGATGTACGCGATACAGACGAGGCTCCTCGTTATGAGCGCGACAACCGCAGCGCCTCTCCCCGCCCCGCGCGTGATGACGGCGACTCCGGACGTCGCCGCTCTGCCTCCCCTTCCGGCAACGGCGACCGCGATCGTGACCG CGGCGCCAAGGATGAGACCGGCTCTAGaggtggcgacgacgacggtgccaTCAACCCTGGCTCCAACCTTTTCGTCACTGGCATCCACCCTCGTCTGACCGAGCAGGAGGTCACCCGCATGTTCGAGAAGTATGGTGATGTCGAGAAGTGCCAGATAATGCGCGACCCTCATACAAAGGAGTCTCGTGGCTTTGGTTTCGTCAAGATGGTCACCTCCGACCaggccgatgccgccaagGAGGGTCTTCAAGGAGAGCAGATTGAGGGCCGCACCCTCAGCATTGAGAAGGCTCGCCGCGCTCGCCCTCGCACCCCGACTCCCGGCAAGTACTTCGGCCCTCCCAAGCGTG AGGgacgtggcggcggcggcggcggtcgatTCAATGACCGCTACGACgatcgtcgtcgtggtggttacggcggtggcggcggcggctacggcggcggcggtggttaCGGCGGTGGCCGTGATGACACCTACCGCTACCGTGGCTACGAGCGCCGCGGCGGTTATGAAGATCGTGGCGGTGGCTACGAGCGTGGCTACCGCGAGGACCGTGGCTATGATCGCAGCTACCGTGAGGagcgtggcggcggcagcgctgGCGGCTACGAGAGACGTGAGCGTGGTGGCGACGACACCTACAGCAGCGGTGGCCGTGTTGACCGCTAcggtggcagcggcggcggcggacgtgAGGAGCGTGGCGACCGTTATGCTCGTGGCGGTGATGACcgtcgtggcggcggtgctgccggcTATGAGAGAcgcgagcgcggcggcgatgacacCTACactggcggcggccgagatggaccTCGCTCTCGCGATGCCCCTGCTGGCGGTGCAGCCTACGCTGATGCCCCTGCCCGCTCTGAGGGCCGTGAGGCCTACGGAGGTTGGAACTCTTGA
- a CDS encoding NADH:ubiquinone oxidoreductase 11.5kD subunit, translated as MASGYGLHGGPSRCFPFWQELLGCYVVNTTGEDHSGKKKCGLALEDYYECLHHKKEAARTRALQAAYRKAESASARDNAPSAGQIRNLGLLGKEDDTKAVTGSS; from the exons ATGGCCTCTGGATACGGTCTTCACGGAG GCCCGTCGCGGTGCTTCCCCTTCTGGCAGGAGCTACTTGGCTGCTACGTCGTCAACACCACTGGCGAGGACCACTCGGGAAAGAAGAAGTGCGGCTTAGCACTGGAGGACTACTATGAGTGTTTGCATCACAAGAAGGAG GCCGCAAGAACGAGGGCGCTTCAGGCCGCCTACCGAAAGGCCGAGTCGGCCAGCGCACGAGACAACGCGCCGAGTGCGGGACAAATACGCAACCTGGGACTGCTCGGCAAGGAGGACGACACGAAGGCCGTGACAGGGTCGAGTTGA
- a CDS encoding calmodulin yields MADSLTEEQVSEFKEAFSLFDKDGDGQITTKELGTVMRSLGQNPSESELQDMINEVDADNNGTIDFPEFLTMMARKMKDTDSEEEIREAFKVFDRDNNGFISAAELRHVMTSIGEKLTDDEVDEMIREADQDGDGRIDYNEFVQLMMQK; encoded by the exons ATG GCCGACTCCCTCACCGAAGAGCAAGTCTCCGAGTTCAAGGAGGCCTTCTCCCTCTTT GACAAAGACGGCGATG GTCAAATCACGACGAAAGAGCTCGGCACTGTTATGCGGTCTCTGGGACAGAACCCCTCCGAATCGGAGCTCCAGGACATGATCAACGAGGTTGACGCCGACAACAACGGAACCATCGACTTCCCTG AGTTCCTTACTATGATGGCTCGCAAGATGAAGGACACCGACTCTGAAGAGGAGATCCGTGAGGCCTTCAAG GTCTTCGATCGCGACAACAACGGCTTCATCTCCGCCGCTGAGCTGCGTCACGTCATGACCTCGATCGGCGAGAAGCTTACCGAtgacgaggttgacgagaTGATCCGCGAGGCTGATCAGGACGGCGATGGACGGATTGACT ACAACGAGTTCGTCCAACTCATGATGCAGAAGTAA
- a CDS encoding secretory pathway protein Sec39 has translation MSLVQSVPKLVLLAVHLTIHADIDSLAFLASRHAAVLRKDILLRILLTYLPETVQSRDYVCFLEELSSGEYADREASDIDYAVVENLSDEDAAKKVRKLHLLPLSWEDAPIDTEDDPVALFLLRRAHRVDEEAGLLTQLPELLGPFLQYAPGIRVWMVSTLLPLLRRNYEYYPADSIPYTLAEFQNLPDGAAVGALLAQTGVRQEDYGLIGRDLRGMLVPWLHDDARWKRVEQDDSSGEAVSSPGWERFLEWLLVQSSSSWKVAVAAVEQWGGAVDVDLGDYDVIWMSEQQQQYLDRRYARAIMAGAYLVPDATIEALEGAHQMLRKVMDLLGQDDILSLREGADTLSAVAHLEGDGILSHKNTAFMRNDLLKESNPLTTPSMKSTHLLHALILSAFILTQAGLPCTIKRVGDLAFIQDERDQKAEVVKLIHAVAERAPKNDEKFWAKARNKVLWLRNWGISVSPNSPVMGVFASVELEVIETEILRALMSSARYSLARSLYEDTGEKPLPAQTVQETVVAAALNAYDNASNPNRTRGGLRKCDEIINALPGTITDSLPERRRIDSLLKATHALSEYRLVLRQGEPFSPVVLRIHSDPVSIIGKVLEQNPKSYTRIHDFLDVGSNMVRAGIVDQGKKRVSVNVAEDEKAHIDTTEKRITAMCIEAALKEDDFETAYSYVVNRLSGQVDRSTTASVAKLEDDWSWRAALQAGQYIRTARTVRPTHLGNASGNLDIRHLEQRIDCLATALRIAPPSQLQEILKTFRRCEEQLDSALQEEAAREADLDAAAADINSGMPGGFDAVPTAARSSKPVGPQQTRSSAGTSKAGDDAPMSLFDLSRATARAASRNFAALSTLQQSAGGKALTPAPASAALVPISDGDLHDDYPRARKRDQLRDAAMGTLTSGVGWLIGAPASAPSPQQAPRDD, from the exons ATGAGCCTCGTTCAATCCGTACCAAAGCTGGTGCTTTTGGCTGTCCATCTCACCATCCATGCCGATATTGACAGCTTGGCCTTTCTCGCCTCCCGACATGCCGCTGTATTGCGCAAAGATATCCTACTGCGCATACTTCTGACCTACCTTCCAGAGACGGTCCAATCCAGAGACTATGTTTGCTTTCTAGAAGAGCTCTCTAGCGGCGAGTACGCCGACCGTGAAGCCAGCGACATCGATTATGCTGTTGTAGAGAACCTCTCAGATGAGGATGCAGCAAAGAAGGTTCGCAAGCTTCACCTGCTGCCTCTGTCTTGGGAGGATGCGCCCATCGACACAGAAGACGACCCAGTAGCCCTTTTCTTGCTCCGTCGAGCGCAccgtgtcgacgaggaggccggcttGCTCACCCAACTGcccgagcttctcggcccCTTTCTCCAATATGCTCCCGGTATTCGCGTTTGGATGGTCTCGACTTTGCTGCCATTGCTGAGGAGGAATTACGAGTACTATCCGGCCGACAGCATACCATACACGTTAGCCGAGTTCCAGAATCTCCCCGATGGTGCCGCCGTCGGTGCTCTTCTTGCCCAGACGGGAGTACGACAGGAGGATTATGGCCTCATCGGTAGAGACCTGAGAGGGATGCTCGTGCCTTGGCTGCATGATGATGCCCGGTGGAAACGGGTGGAGCAAGATGATTCCTCTGGGGAGGCCGTGTCCAGTCCAGGTTGGGAGCGTTTTCTTGAATGGCTTCTGGTGCAGAGCTCCAGCTCTTGGAaagttgctgttgctgcagtCGAGCAGTGGGGGGGTGCAGTTGATGTTGACCTCGGAGACTATGATGTCATTTGGATGAGTGAACAGCAGCAACAATATCTGGACCGCCGATACGCTCGGGCTATTATGGCTGGTGCGTACTTGGTACCTGATGCCACAATCGAAgcgctcgagggcgcccATCAAATGTTGAGAAAGGTCATGGACCTCCTCGGTCAGGATGACATATTGTCCTTGCGCGAGGGAGCAGACACTTTGTCTGCAGTCGCTCACTTGGAGGGCGACGGTATCCTATCTCACAAAAATACGGCGTTCATGCGAAACGATCTTCTCAAGGAATCGAACCCTCTCACTACCCCGTCAATGAAGTCGACGCATCTACTTCACGCTCTGATCCTCAGCGCGTTCATACTGACCCAAGCCGGACTGCCCTGCACCATCAAACGGGTTGGAGACTTGGCGTTTATTCAAGACGAACGAGACCAGAAGGCCGAGGTTGTCAAGCTCATTCACGCCGTTGCTGAAAGGGCTCCCAAGAATGACGAGAAGTTCTGGGCAAAGGCACGAAACAAAGTGCTGTGGCTCCGGAACTGGGGCATCAGCGTCTCGCCGAACAGCCCGGTGATGGGAGTATTTGCCAGTGTCGAACTGGAGGTCATTGAAACAGAGATACTAAGGGCTCTTATGTCTAGTGCAC GGTACTCACTCGCAAGATCACTATACGAAGATACTGGCGAGAAGCCATTGCCAGCGCAAACCGTCCAAGAGACcgttgttgccgccgctTTAAACGCTTACGACAACGCATCAAACCCGAATCGTACAAGGGGTGGCCTCAGAAAGTGCGACGAAAT TATCAATGCACTCCCTGGAACCATCACCGACTCGCTCCCAGAACGACGCCGAATCGACTCACTACTGAAGGCAACGCACGCTCTCAGCGAGTACCGACTGGTGCTGAGGCAAGGCGAGCCCTTCAGTCCAGTCGTTCTCCGTATCCATTCGGATCCCgtatccatcatcggcaAGGTCCTGGAGCAGAACCCCAAGAGCTACACACGCATCCATGACTTCTTGGACGTGGGCTCTAACATGGTTCGCGCAGGGATTGTGGACCAAGGCAAAAAGCGGGTCTCTGTTAATGTTGCagaggacgagaaggcccACATCGACACCACGGAGAAACGCATCACCGCCATGTGCATCGAGGCAGCTCTCAAGGAGGACGACTTCGAAACGGCGTACTCGTATGTCGTCAACAGGCTCAGTGGCCAGGTCGATCGTTCGACGACAGCTTCTGTGGcgaagctcgaggacgactggTCATGGAGGGCTGCGCTGCAGGCGGGACAGTATATCAGAACGGCACGGACGGTCCGCCCGACACACCTGGGTAACGCTAGCGGAAACCTCGACATCCGGCACCTAGAACAACGCATCGACTGTCTCGCCACGGCCCTACGCATTGCCCCGCCTTCACAACTGCAGGAGATTCTCAAGACTTTTCGGCGCTGTGAGGAGCAGCTCGACTCGGCGCTCCAGGAAGAGGCCGCTCGGGAagccgacctcgacgccgccgctgccgacaTCAATTCCGGTATGCCCGGCGGCTTCGATGCAGTCCCGACGGCAGCTCGATCTTCCAAGCCAGTAGGTCCCCAGCAGACCCGCTCGTCAGCGGGCACCAGCAAGGCTGGCGACGACGCGCCCATGTCTTTATTCGACCTGTCTCGCGCCAcagcccgcgccgcctcgcGCAACTTTGCAGCACTTTCCACGCTGCAGCAGTCCGCCGGCGGTAAGGCTCTGACGCCGGCTCCTGCTTCGGCAGCATTGGTGCCAATCAGTGACGGGGACCTCCACGATGATTACCCCAGAGCGAGGAAGCGCGATCAACTTCGTGACGCTGCAATGGGGACCTTGACGTCCGGCGTGGGTTGGCTCATTGGTGCGCCTGCGTCAGCGCCTAGCCCACAACAGGCACCAAGGGACGACTGA